A single window of Oceanococcus atlanticus DNA harbors:
- the aroE gene encoding shikimate dehydrogenase, whose amino-acid sequence MKLALIGQPVAHSRSPQIHKHFAHNSGREIQFDLIECSSDEVDTTVKAFFAAGGHGMNVTLPHKATVMGSCAALSHEAELAGAVNTLVPDAQGLRGENTDGRGMVRDLKRLGIALKGKRIAVIGAGGAARGVLKPLLDEQPSELVWANRNPLKLEGREQAYLAHGPLVCRANLALKGDRFDLLINATAAGHHGQAPRLPQQLFAAGGVAYDLSYGPAAQPFLDWATAQGAAAVHPGIGMLIEQAALAWQHWTGELPDTTALHQDMAAA is encoded by the coding sequence ACACAGCCGCTCGCCTCAGATTCATAAGCATTTCGCCCACAACAGCGGGCGCGAGATCCAGTTTGATCTGATCGAATGCAGCAGCGACGAGGTCGACACCACGGTCAAGGCGTTTTTCGCTGCCGGGGGGCATGGCATGAACGTGACCCTGCCGCACAAGGCCACGGTGATGGGCAGTTGCGCCGCGCTGAGCCATGAAGCCGAGCTGGCCGGGGCGGTCAATACGCTGGTGCCTGATGCGCAGGGATTGCGCGGCGAGAATACGGACGGGCGCGGCATGGTGCGCGACCTCAAGCGTCTGGGCATCGCCCTCAAGGGCAAGCGTATCGCCGTGATCGGCGCCGGCGGAGCCGCACGCGGTGTGCTCAAGCCACTGCTGGATGAACAGCCCAGCGAACTGGTCTGGGCCAACCGCAATCCGCTCAAGCTGGAAGGCCGCGAGCAAGCTTATTTGGCGCACGGCCCGCTGGTCTGCCGGGCCAATCTGGCCCTTAAGGGCGACCGTTTCGACCTGCTGATCAACGCCACCGCAGCGGGCCACCATGGCCAGGCTCCACGCCTGCCGCAGCAGTTGTTCGCAGCTGGCGGCGTGGCGTACGACCTGAGCTACGGGCCGGCCGCGCAACCGTTTCTGGACTGGGCCACAGCGCAAGGTGCGGCGGCGGTCCATCCGGGCATCGGCATGTTGATCGAACAGGCGGCACTGGCCTGGCAGCATTGGACCGGTGAGTTGCCCGACACCACAGCCCTGCATCAGGACATGGCTGCGGCCTGA